One segment of Streptomyces sp. TG1A-8 DNA contains the following:
- a CDS encoding MBL fold metallo-hydrolase produces the protein MTYSGEVTVGGPADVHELKDLMITKVAVGPFQNNAYLLRCRATDEQLLIDAAAEARTLLTLIGDDGIASVVTTHQHGDHWQALAEVVSATGARTYAGREDAPGIPVPTDVLVDDGDVITVGQVRLTARHLVGHTPGSIALVYDDPHGHPHVFTGDCLFPGGVGNTRKDPEAFASLIHDVETKIFGVLPDETWVYPGHGNDTSLGAERPHLPEWHARGW, from the coding sequence ATGACGTACAGCGGAGAGGTCACGGTCGGCGGACCGGCGGACGTGCACGAGCTGAAGGACCTGATGATCACGAAGGTCGCGGTCGGCCCGTTCCAGAACAACGCCTACCTGCTGCGCTGCCGGGCCACCGACGAGCAGCTCCTGATCGACGCCGCGGCCGAGGCGCGGACGCTCCTCACCCTGATCGGTGACGACGGCATCGCGTCCGTCGTCACCACGCACCAGCACGGCGACCACTGGCAGGCGCTCGCCGAGGTGGTCTCGGCCACGGGTGCCCGCACGTACGCCGGCCGGGAGGACGCCCCCGGCATCCCGGTGCCCACCGACGTCCTGGTGGACGACGGCGACGTCATCACGGTGGGGCAGGTGCGCCTCACCGCCCGCCACCTCGTCGGGCACACCCCGGGCTCCATCGCGCTGGTCTACGACGACCCGCACGGGCATCCGCACGTCTTCACCGGGGACTGCCTCTTCCCGGGCGGGGTCGGCAACACCCGCAAGGACCCGGAGGCGTTCGCGAGCCTGATCCACGACGTCGAGACGAAGATCTTCGGCGTGCTGCCGGACGAGACCTGGGTGTACCCGGGGCACGGCAACGACACCTCGCTGGGCGCCGAGCGGCCGCACCTTCCGGAGTGGCACGCGCGCGGGTGGTGA
- a CDS encoding ABC transporter substrate-binding protein, giving the protein MRPALRAPRRAVTAATVALLATAVGCAPQPEDKVSAAASGPAAKSCAGGGPATKTPGRLTIATDEPAYEPWFRDGRPANGKGFESAVAYAVAKRLGYGKDAVVWQSVPFNKAFAPGAKTFDFDINQVSISAERRKAVDFSSGYYDVRQAVIALKGGKAAGARSIADLRGLRLGAQVGTTSLDYITGVVKPGRQAAVYAKNDQAKSALRNGQVDAVVTDLPTAFYITATEVTDAEIVGQFENRGGSPEQFGLVLDKGSALTPCVSGAVDALREDGTLAGIEKRWLSDAVDAPVLK; this is encoded by the coding sequence ATGCGTCCTGCCCTTCGCGCCCCGCGCCGCGCGGTAACCGCCGCGACCGTAGCCCTGCTCGCCACCGCCGTCGGCTGTGCTCCGCAGCCCGAGGACAAGGTGTCGGCCGCCGCCTCCGGGCCGGCCGCGAAGAGCTGTGCCGGAGGCGGGCCGGCCACCAAGACGCCCGGCAGGCTGACGATCGCGACGGACGAACCGGCGTACGAGCCGTGGTTCAGGGACGGCAGGCCCGCGAACGGCAAGGGCTTCGAGTCGGCGGTCGCCTACGCCGTGGCGAAGCGGCTGGGGTACGGCAAGGACGCGGTGGTCTGGCAGAGCGTGCCCTTCAACAAGGCGTTCGCGCCGGGTGCGAAGACCTTCGACTTCGACATCAACCAGGTGTCGATCAGCGCCGAGCGCAGGAAGGCCGTGGACTTCTCGTCCGGCTACTACGACGTGCGCCAGGCCGTCATCGCGCTGAAGGGCGGCAAGGCCGCCGGGGCGAGGAGCATCGCGGACCTGAGGGGCCTCAGGCTGGGCGCTCAGGTGGGCACCACGAGCCTCGACTACATCACCGGCGTGGTGAAGCCCGGGCGGCAGGCCGCCGTGTACGCCAAGAACGACCAGGCCAAGTCGGCGCTGAGGAACGGTCAGGTCGACGCCGTGGTCACCGATCTGCCGACCGCCTTCTACATCACCGCCACCGAGGTGACGGACGCGGAGATCGTCGGCCAGTTCGAGAACCGGGGCGGCTCGCCCGAGCAGTTCGGGCTCGTGCTCGACAAGGGCAGCGCGCTCACGCCGTGCGTGTCCGGCGCCGTCGACGCCCTGCGCGAGGACGGCACCCTGGCCGGGATCGAGAAGCGGTGGCTCTCCGACGCGGTCGACGCCCCGGTGCTCAAGTGA
- the aroQ gene encoding type II 3-dehydroquinate dehydratase produces MPRTLANAPIMILNGPNLNLLGRRQPEIYGKDTLADIEAMCAKAAAAHGGTVDFRQSNHEGELVDWIHEARLGHCGIVINPAAYTHTSVAILDALNTCDGMPVVEVHLSNVHQRESFRHHSYVSLRADGVIAGCGAQGYVFGVERVAALAGAARADA; encoded by the coding sequence GTGCCCCGCACCCTGGCCAACGCCCCGATCATGATCCTCAACGGGCCCAACCTGAACCTCCTCGGCCGGCGCCAGCCCGAGATCTACGGCAAGGACACCCTCGCCGACATCGAGGCCATGTGCGCCAAGGCGGCGGCCGCGCACGGCGGCACGGTGGACTTCCGGCAGTCCAACCACGAGGGCGAGCTGGTCGACTGGATCCACGAGGCACGGCTCGGGCACTGCGGGATCGTCATCAACCCCGCCGCCTACACCCACACCTCGGTGGCGATCCTGGACGCGCTCAACACCTGCGACGGCATGCCCGTGGTGGAGGTCCACCTCTCCAACGTCCACCAGCGCGAGTCGTTCCGGCACCACTCGTACGTCTCGCTGCGCGCCGACGGCGTCATCGCGGGCTGCGGGGCGCAGGGCTACGTGTTCGGCGTCGAGCGGGTCGCCGCCCTGGCGGGGGCGGCGCGGGCCGACGCGTAG
- a CDS encoding maleylpyruvate isomerase family mycothiol-dependent enzyme, with the protein MMDHTHDLARVREATERLLTAVARLDNASLAEPSRLPGWSRGHVLAHLARNADALVNAFEGGPMYASAEARDADIERDAPRPLDVQLADVRRSAARFQEAGDAPADWTRTVELRNGVTESAARVPFRRWAEVELHHVDLGIGYELEDLPAEFTEREIDFLAQRFAGHPEVPGTRLRTGGGATWSTGGEAAGGPVRVEGPAAELLGWLAGRRDGSGLSVAGGGLPALPPL; encoded by the coding sequence ATGATGGACCATACTCACGACCTGGCCCGTGTACGTGAGGCGACCGAACGACTCCTCACCGCGGTCGCCCGACTGGACAACGCGTCGCTCGCCGAGCCGTCACGGCTGCCCGGCTGGTCCCGCGGGCACGTCCTGGCCCACCTCGCCCGCAACGCGGACGCGCTCGTGAACGCCTTCGAGGGCGGTCCCATGTACGCGAGCGCCGAGGCGCGCGACGCCGACATCGAGCGGGACGCCCCGCGGCCCCTGGACGTCCAGCTCGCCGACGTGCGCAGGAGCGCGGCCCGCTTCCAGGAGGCGGGGGACGCGCCGGCCGACTGGACCCGCACGGTGGAGCTGCGCAACGGCGTGACCGAATCCGCGGCCCGGGTTCCGTTCCGGCGATGGGCCGAGGTCGAGCTGCACCACGTGGACCTCGGGATCGGCTACGAGCTGGAGGACCTTCCGGCGGAGTTCACGGAGCGGGAGATCGACTTCCTCGCGCAGCGTTTCGCGGGGCACCCGGAGGTGCCCGGGACCAGGCTGCGGACCGGTGGCGGCGCGACCTGGAGCACCGGCGGCGAAGCGGCGGGCGGGCCGGTCCGCGTCGAGGGGCCGGCCGCCGAGCTGCTGGGCTGGCTCGCCGGCCGCCGCGACGGCTCCGGGCTGAGCGTGGCGGGCGGCGGCCTGCCGGCGCTCCCGCCGCTGTAG
- a CDS encoding LacI family DNA-binding transcriptional regulator, whose amino-acid sequence MATMADVARSAGVSVATVSHVLNGTRPVLPHTRRAVLDAVDALGYTPNTLARSLVTSRTRSIGLAVSAISNPYFTDILQGVEAAALEAGYGLLIADPHDDPAHERKVVRLLHERRVDGMIVAPSAQPDALLAYLRRHAVPTVFLDRVIAPGHDGPGAPHTHGAGTGAGFGQAGPEWTGAEPSGSGATGPGWAGFDQVCAENAGPTARLVTHLTGLGHRRIGLVAGLPGLSTTSERITGYRQALAAAGLVPDDDLVVSGHSESAGAERATAALLALPAPPTALVTANNTMTIGALRALRRAGLAVPDDIALCCFDDFAWADLFAPRLTAVAQPSREIGARAVRVLLDRLAAPERPARLLRLPCTFVHRSSCGCPEAPAGTDSPGPVAGPGGRTEPSALSEKGTAS is encoded by the coding sequence ATGGCCACGATGGCCGACGTCGCGCGCAGCGCCGGAGTCTCCGTGGCGACGGTCTCCCACGTGCTCAACGGCACGCGTCCGGTGCTGCCCCACACCCGCCGGGCGGTCCTGGACGCCGTCGACGCCCTCGGCTACACCCCCAACACCCTCGCGCGTTCCCTGGTCACCTCGCGCACCCGCTCCATCGGCCTCGCGGTGTCGGCGATCAGCAACCCCTATTTCACGGACATCCTCCAGGGCGTCGAGGCCGCCGCCCTGGAGGCGGGTTACGGCCTGCTCATCGCCGATCCGCACGACGACCCCGCACACGAGCGGAAGGTCGTCCGGCTGCTGCACGAGCGCCGGGTGGACGGCATGATCGTCGCCCCCTCCGCCCAGCCGGATGCCCTCCTGGCCTACCTGCGCCGCCACGCCGTGCCGACCGTGTTCCTGGACCGGGTGATCGCCCCCGGCCACGACGGCCCCGGCGCCCCGCACACCCACGGGGCCGGCACCGGAGCGGGCTTCGGACAGGCCGGTCCGGAGTGGACCGGGGCGGAGCCCTCCGGATCGGGGGCGACCGGGCCGGGGTGGGCCGGATTCGATCAGGTGTGCGCCGAGAACGCCGGTCCGACGGCCCGGCTGGTGACCCACCTCACCGGGCTCGGCCACCGCCGGATCGGCCTGGTCGCCGGGCTGCCCGGGCTCAGCACCACCAGTGAGCGGATCACCGGCTACCGGCAGGCCCTCGCCGCCGCCGGTCTCGTCCCCGACGACGACCTCGTGGTCTCCGGTCACTCGGAGTCGGCCGGCGCCGAGCGGGCCACGGCCGCCTTGCTCGCGCTGCCCGCTCCGCCCACGGCGCTGGTCACCGCGAACAACACCATGACCATCGGCGCCCTGCGCGCGCTGCGCCGCGCCGGTCTGGCCGTGCCGGACGACATCGCCCTGTGCTGCTTCGACGACTTCGCCTGGGCCGACCTGTTCGCGCCCCGGCTGACCGCCGTCGCCCAGCCGAGCCGGGAGATCGGCGCCCGGGCCGTCCGGGTCCTCCTGGACCGACTGGCCGCGCCGGAGCGGCCCGCCCGGCTCCTCCGGCTGCCCTGCACCTTCGTCCACCGCAGCTCCTGCGGGTGCCCGGAAGCACCCGCAGGCACCGACAGTCCCGGTCCGGTGGCCGGGCCCGGCGGACGAACCGAACCATCCGCGTTGTCCGAGAAGGGAACCGCCTCGTGA
- the uvrA gene encoding excinuclease ABC subunit UvrA — MADRLIVRGAREHNLKNVSLDLPRDSLIVFTGLSGSGKSSLAFDTIFAEGQRRYVESLSSYARQFLGQMDKPDVDFIEGLSPAVSIDQKSTSRNPRSTVGTITEVYDYLRLLFARIGKPHCPECGRPISRQSPQAIVDRVLELPEGSRFQVLSPLVRERKGEFVDLFADLQTKGYSRARVDGRTAQLSEPPVLKKQEKHTIEVVVDRLTVKDSAKRRLTDSVETALGLSGGMVVLDFVDLPEDDPERERMFSEHLYCPYDDLSFEELEPRSFSFNSPFGACPECTGIGTRMEVDPELIVPDEDKTLDEGAIHPWSHGHTKDYFDRQIHALASALGFRTDIPFAGLPQRARKALLYGHKTQIEIRYRNRYGRERVYMASFEGAVNFVKRRHGEAESDASRERFEGYMREVPCPSCEGTRLKPVVLAVTVMGKSIAEVSAMSISDCAEFLGELKLTARDKKIAERVLKEVNERLRFLVDVGLDYLSLNRAAGTLSGGEAQRIRLATQIGSGLVGVLYVLDEPSIGLHQRDNHRLIETLVRLRDMGNTLIVVEHDEDTIKIADWIVDIGPGAGEHGGKVVHSGSVKELLANTESQTGQYLSGRKAIPLPDVRRAQDPSRRLTVHGARENNLRDIDVSFPLGVFTAVTGVSGSGKSTLVNDILYTHLARELNGARTVPGRHTRVEGDDLVDKVVHVDQSPIGRTPRSNPATYTGVFDHVRKLFAETTEAKVRGYLPGRFSFNVKGGRCENCAGDGTIKIEMNFLPDVYVPCEVCHGARYNRETLEVHYKGKSIAEVLNMPIEEAMHFFEAVPSISRHLRTLNDVGLGYVRLGQSATTLSGGEAQRVKLASELQKRSTGRTVYVLDEPTTGLHFEDISKLLKVLSGLVDKGNTVIVIEHNLDVIKTADWVVDMGPEGGAGGGLVVAEGTPEQVAGVPASHTGKFLREILGADRISDAEPVKAPRAAASRKTAAAASPAKKTVTAKANGATAKKAAGATRKAAPAKKATRARKD, encoded by the coding sequence GTGGCCGACCGTCTCATCGTCCGTGGCGCGCGAGAGCACAATCTGAAGAACGTCTCGCTCGACCTGCCTCGTGACTCGCTCATCGTCTTCACGGGCCTGTCCGGGTCGGGTAAGTCCTCCCTGGCCTTCGACACGATCTTCGCCGAGGGCCAGCGCCGCTACGTGGAGTCGCTCTCCTCGTACGCCCGGCAGTTCCTCGGCCAGATGGACAAGCCGGACGTCGACTTCATCGAGGGTCTGTCCCCGGCCGTCTCCATCGACCAGAAGTCGACCTCGCGCAACCCGCGCTCCACGGTCGGCACCATCACCGAGGTCTACGACTACCTGCGCCTGCTCTTCGCGCGCATCGGCAAGCCGCACTGCCCCGAGTGCGGCCGCCCCATCTCCCGCCAGTCGCCGCAGGCCATCGTGGACCGGGTGCTGGAGCTGCCGGAGGGGAGCCGCTTCCAGGTGCTGTCGCCGCTGGTGCGCGAGCGCAAGGGAGAGTTCGTCGACCTCTTCGCCGACCTGCAGACCAAGGGCTACTCCCGCGCGCGCGTGGACGGACGGACGGCCCAGCTCTCCGAGCCGCCGGTCCTGAAGAAGCAGGAGAAGCACACCATCGAGGTGGTCGTGGACCGCCTCACGGTGAAGGACTCCGCCAAGCGCCGCCTCACCGACTCCGTCGAGACCGCCCTCGGGCTGTCCGGCGGCATGGTCGTGCTCGACTTCGTCGACCTGCCCGAGGACGACCCCGAGCGCGAGCGCATGTTCTCGGAGCACTTGTACTGCCCCTACGACGACCTGTCCTTCGAGGAGCTGGAGCCGCGCTCCTTCTCCTTCAACTCGCCCTTCGGCGCCTGCCCCGAGTGCACCGGCATCGGCACCCGCATGGAGGTCGACCCGGAGCTGATCGTCCCGGACGAGGACAAGACCCTGGACGAGGGCGCCATCCACCCCTGGTCGCACGGGCACACCAAGGACTACTTCGACCGCCAGATCCACGCCCTGGCGTCCGCGCTCGGCTTCCGTACGGACATCCCGTTCGCCGGCCTGCCCCAGCGCGCCAGGAAGGCCCTGCTGTACGGCCACAAGACGCAGATCGAGATCCGCTACCGCAACCGGTACGGCCGCGAGCGCGTGTACATGGCCTCCTTCGAGGGCGCCGTCAACTTCGTCAAGCGCCGGCACGGCGAGGCCGAGAGCGACGCCAGCCGCGAGCGCTTCGAGGGCTACATGCGCGAGGTGCCCTGCCCCTCCTGCGAGGGCACGCGCCTGAAGCCGGTCGTCCTCGCGGTCACCGTCATGGGGAAGTCGATCGCCGAGGTCTCCGCGATGTCGATCAGCGACTGCGCGGAGTTCCTGGGCGAGCTGAAGCTGACCGCGCGCGACAAGAAGATCGCCGAGCGGGTGCTGAAGGAGGTCAACGAACGGCTGCGGTTCCTGGTCGACGTCGGCCTCGACTACCTCTCCCTGAACCGCGCGGCCGGCACGCTCTCCGGCGGCGAGGCCCAGCGCATCCGCCTGGCCACCCAGATCGGCTCCGGCCTCGTCGGCGTCCTGTACGTCCTCGACGAGCCGTCCATCGGCCTGCACCAGCGTGACAACCACCGGCTGATCGAGACCCTGGTCCGCCTGCGCGACATGGGCAACACGCTCATCGTCGTGGAGCACGACGAGGACACCATCAAGATCGCCGACTGGATCGTGGACATCGGCCCCGGTGCCGGCGAACACGGCGGCAAGGTCGTGCACAGCGGTTCGGTGAAGGAACTGCTCGCCAACACCGAGTCGCAGACCGGCCAGTACCTCTCCGGCCGCAAGGCGATCCCGCTCCCCGACGTGCGACGTGCGCAGGACCCCTCCCGCAGGCTCACCGTGCACGGCGCCCGGGAGAACAACCTGCGGGACATCGACGTGTCGTTCCCGCTGGGGGTCTTCACGGCCGTCACCGGTGTGTCCGGATCCGGCAAGTCGACGCTGGTCAACGACATCCTCTACACGCACCTGGCCCGCGAGCTGAACGGCGCCCGGACCGTCCCCGGACGGCACACGCGCGTGGAGGGCGACGACCTCGTGGACAAGGTGGTGCACGTCGACCAGTCGCCCATCGGCCGCACCCCGCGGTCCAACCCGGCGACCTACACCGGCGTCTTCGACCACGTCCGCAAGCTGTTCGCCGAGACCACCGAGGCGAAGGTCCGCGGCTACCTGCCGGGCCGCTTCTCCTTCAACGTCAAGGGCGGCCGCTGCGAGAACTGCGCCGGCGACGGCACGATCAAGATCGAGATGAACTTCCTCCCGGACGTCTACGTCCCGTGCGAGGTCTGCCACGGCGCCCGGTACAACCGGGAGACCCTGGAGGTCCACTACAAGGGCAAGTCCATCGCCGAAGTCCTGAACATGCCGATCGAAGAGGCGATGCACTTCTTCGAGGCCGTCCCGTCGATCTCCCGCCACCTCAGGACGCTCAACGACGTCGGCCTCGGGTACGTCCGGCTCGGCCAGTCCGCGACCACCCTGTCCGGCGGTGAGGCACAGCGCGTGAAGCTCGCCAGCGAGCTGCAGAAGCGCTCCACCGGCCGGACGGTCTACGTCCTGGACGAGCCGACGACCGGTCTGCACTTCGAGGACATCAGCAAGCTGCTGAAGGTCCTCTCCGGCCTGGTCGACAAGGGCAACACGGTCATCGTCATCGAGCACAACCTCGACGTGATCAAGACCGCCGACTGGGTCGTCGACATGGGGCCGGAGGGCGGTGCCGGCGGCGGCCTCGTGGTCGCCGAGGGCACGCCCGAGCAGGTCGCCGGGGTCCCGGCCAGTCACACCGGCAAGTTCCTGCGCGAAATCCTGGGCGCCGACCGCATCAGCGACGCGGAACCGGTGAAGGCACCCCGGGCCGCGGCGTCCCGGAAGACGGCCGCGGCCGCGTCGCCGGCGAAGAAGACGGTCACGGCCAAGGCCAACGGCGCGACGGCCAAGAAGGCGGCCGGAGCCACCAGGAAGGCGGCCCCCGCGAAGAAGGCGACGCGGGCGCGCAAGGACTGA
- a CDS encoding amino acid ABC transporter permease, with product MTVVGGGSGRDGADGRGETKTAGGAAGADDGYVPSARRLERERHKRIRARRATAVAALSTLVTAAVLYLVVVGAPGWPRTEQTFLSARYAREALPKVLQGLWLNVRLLCVCGPAVLVLGMLVAVARTLRGPVFFPLRVLAAAYTDFFRGLPLIINLMIVVLGVPALRLQGVTVDPVLLGGTALTLTYAAYVAEVFRAGIESVHPSQRAAARSLGLTNRQTLRHVVLPQAVRRQVPPLLNDLMSLQKDTGLVSIGGAVDAVRAADIIVGRSLNYTPYIVAGLVFVALTIPMTRFTDWVTARMDRQRAQGGPA from the coding sequence GTGACGGTCGTCGGGGGCGGGTCCGGCCGGGACGGGGCGGACGGCAGGGGGGAGACGAAGACGGCCGGCGGCGCCGCGGGCGCCGACGACGGCTACGTGCCCTCCGCACGGCGGCTGGAGCGGGAGCGCCACAAGCGGATCCGTGCCCGCCGCGCCACCGCCGTCGCGGCGCTCTCGACGCTCGTCACGGCCGCCGTGCTGTATCTGGTCGTCGTCGGCGCGCCGGGCTGGCCGCGCACCGAGCAGACGTTCCTCAGCGCGCGCTACGCGCGCGAGGCGTTGCCGAAGGTCCTCCAGGGGCTGTGGCTGAACGTCCGCCTCCTGTGCGTCTGCGGCCCCGCCGTCCTGGTCCTGGGCATGCTGGTCGCCGTCGCACGGACGCTGCGCGGCCCGGTGTTCTTCCCGCTGCGGGTGCTGGCCGCGGCGTACACCGACTTCTTCCGCGGCCTGCCGCTGATCATCAACCTGATGATCGTGGTCCTGGGCGTGCCCGCACTGCGGCTGCAGGGCGTGACCGTCGACCCGGTACTGCTGGGCGGCACCGCGCTGACACTGACGTACGCGGCCTACGTGGCCGAGGTGTTCCGGGCCGGCATCGAGTCCGTCCACCCCTCGCAGCGCGCCGCGGCCCGCTCCCTGGGGCTGACCAACCGCCAGACCCTGCGCCACGTCGTGCTGCCCCAGGCGGTGCGCCGCCAGGTGCCGCCGCTGCTCAACGACCTGATGTCGCTGCAGAAGGACACCGGTCTGGTGTCGATCGGCGGCGCGGTGGACGCCGTGCGGGCGGCCGACATCATCGTGGGCCGGAGCCTCAACTACACGCCGTACATCGTCGCGGGGCTGGTGTTCGTGGCGCTGACCATCCCGATGACCCGTTTCACGGACTGGGTGACGGCCCGGATGGACCGGCAGCGGGCCCAGGGAGGACCGGCATGA
- a CDS encoding calcium:proton antiporter: MITRLGVFAARWTLLVPVLAVVLLVLTWGRDLSGVLVVLVTLVLAGSVLAAVHHAEVVAHRVGEPFGSLVLAVAVTIIEVALIVTLMADGGDKSSTLARDTVFAAVMITCNGVVGLCLLVASLRHGTAVFNPEGTGAALATVATLATLSLVLPTFTTSKPGPEFSTVQLTFAALSSLILYGLFVATQTVRHRDYFLPVTRQGAVVTVDDHARPPTARAARTGLVLLGLALVGVVGLAKSVSPTIESGVQAAGLHQAVVGVVIALLVLLPETIAALRSARRDRVQTSLNLALGSAMASIGLTIPAVALASVWLSGPLVLGLGPTHMLLFALTVLISSLTVVPGRATPLQGGVHLVLFAAYLELAVNP, translated from the coding sequence ATGATCACTCGGCTCGGGGTGTTCGCCGCGCGGTGGACGCTCCTCGTCCCGGTGCTCGCGGTGGTCCTGCTCGTCCTCACCTGGGGCCGTGATCTGTCGGGCGTGCTGGTCGTCCTGGTCACCCTGGTTCTCGCGGGATCCGTCCTCGCAGCGGTCCACCACGCGGAGGTGGTCGCCCACCGCGTGGGCGAACCCTTCGGCTCCCTGGTGCTCGCCGTCGCCGTCACGATCATCGAAGTGGCCCTGATCGTCACTCTCATGGCCGACGGCGGCGACAAGAGCTCCACCCTGGCCCGGGACACCGTCTTCGCCGCCGTGATGATCACCTGCAACGGAGTCGTCGGCCTCTGCCTCCTCGTGGCCTCCCTGCGGCACGGGACCGCGGTGTTCAACCCGGAGGGCACCGGGGCCGCCCTGGCCACCGTCGCGACCCTCGCCACGCTCAGCCTGGTGCTGCCCACCTTCACCACGAGCAAGCCCGGCCCCGAGTTCTCCACCGTGCAGCTGACCTTCGCCGCGCTGTCCTCACTGATCCTCTACGGCCTGTTCGTGGCCACCCAGACCGTCCGGCACCGCGACTACTTCCTCCCGGTCACCCGGCAGGGCGCGGTCGTCACCGTGGACGACCACGCCCGCCCCCCGACGGCGCGCGCCGCCCGGACCGGCCTCGTCCTGCTCGGCCTCGCCCTGGTCGGCGTGGTCGGCCTCGCCAAGAGCGTGTCGCCCACCATCGAGTCCGGTGTGCAGGCGGCGGGCCTGCACCAAGCGGTCGTCGGTGTGGTCATCGCCCTGCTCGTGCTGCTGCCCGAGACGATCGCCGCGCTGCGCTCCGCCCGTCGGGACCGGGTCCAGACCAGCCTCAACCTCGCGCTCGGCTCGGCGATGGCCAGCATCGGCCTGACCATCCCCGCCGTGGCCCTGGCCTCCGTCTGGCTGTCCGGACCCCTCGTCCTGGGCCTGGGTCCCACCCACATGCTGCTGTTCGCGCTGACGGTGCTGATCAGCTCCCTGACGGTGGTCCCCGGCCGGGCCACACCCCTGCAGGGCGGTGTCCACCTCGTCCTGTTCGCGGCCTACCTGGAACTGGCGGTCAATCCGTAG
- a CDS encoding carbohydrate kinase — MIVVAGEALIDLVPQGRGALAELKPALGGGPYNTAVALGRLGSPTAFCSRTSRDAFGEALLDGLREAGVDVSEVQRGPEPTTLAVATIDAGGSAAYSFYVDGTADRLFTAPAGLPAGTRAVSFGTCSLVLEPGASAYEELMRTAAAQGLFTALDPNVRAGLIPDADAYRARFRNWLPWVTLLKLSAEDAEWLGGTPREWLAAGPSAVVVTRGGDGLTAHTRDGGEYSVPGEKVDVVDTIGAGDTVNAALLHGLSAQDALSRDAVAALDGDGWGRLLRFAARAAAVTCSRAGAEPPYAAELGEL, encoded by the coding sequence GTGATCGTCGTCGCCGGTGAGGCACTGATCGACCTGGTACCGCAGGGGCGGGGTGCCCTGGCGGAGCTGAAGCCGGCGCTCGGCGGCGGTCCGTACAACACCGCCGTGGCCCTCGGCCGTCTCGGCTCCCCGACCGCCTTCTGCTCCCGGACCTCCCGCGACGCCTTCGGGGAGGCCCTGCTGGACGGGCTGCGGGAGGCGGGCGTGGACGTGTCGGAGGTGCAGCGCGGTCCCGAGCCGACCACGCTGGCGGTCGCCACGATCGACGCCGGCGGTTCGGCGGCCTACTCCTTCTACGTCGACGGCACCGCCGACCGCCTCTTCACCGCCCCGGCCGGTCTCCCCGCCGGCACCCGCGCGGTGTCCTTCGGCACCTGCTCGCTCGTCCTGGAACCGGGGGCGAGCGCCTACGAGGAGTTGATGCGGACGGCGGCCGCGCAGGGACTGTTCACCGCGCTCGACCCCAACGTCCGGGCGGGGCTGATCCCGGACGCGGACGCCTACCGGGCGCGTTTCAGGAACTGGCTGCCCTGGGTGACGCTGCTGAAGCTCTCCGCGGAGGACGCCGAGTGGCTGGGCGGCACCCCGCGCGAGTGGCTGGCCGCGGGACCGTCGGCCGTCGTCGTCACCCGGGGCGGCGACGGCCTCACCGCCCACACCCGGGACGGCGGGGAGTACTCCGTACCGGGTGAGAAGGTCGACGTCGTGGACACCATCGGTGCCGGGGACACGGTGAACGCGGCCCTGCTGCACGGCCTGTCCGCGCAGGACGCGCTGTCCCGGGACGCGGTCGCCGCCCTGGACGGGGACGGCTGGGGGCGGCTGCTGCGGTTCGCGGCGCGCGCGGCGGCGGTCACCTGTTCGCGCGCGGGGGCCGAGCCGCCGTACGCAGCGGAGCTGGGCGAGCTGTGA
- a CDS encoding amino acid ABC transporter ATP-binding protein: MSTTPRGGGPVLRMESVRKTFAGSVVLRDVDLEVAPHTVTALIGASGSGKSTLLRCAGLLEEVDDGAIWLDGEEITGPRADQDAVRRRIGVVFQAYNLFPHMTVLDNVTLAPRRVHGVPRARAEERARELLERLGLGGRANAYPDRLSGGQQQRVAIVRALAVRPRLLLLDEITAALDPELVGEVLDVVRGLKAEGMTMVLATHEMGFARDVADQVCFLDGGVVGERGTADQVFGDPQQERTRRFLRRIVEAGRL, encoded by the coding sequence ATGAGTACGACACCCCGGGGCGGCGGCCCCGTGCTGCGGATGGAATCCGTCCGCAAGACCTTCGCGGGCTCGGTCGTGCTGCGGGACGTCGACCTGGAGGTCGCCCCGCACACGGTGACGGCGCTGATCGGCGCCTCGGGGTCGGGCAAGTCCACGCTGCTGCGGTGCGCCGGCCTCCTGGAGGAGGTCGACGACGGCGCGATCTGGCTGGACGGCGAGGAGATCACCGGTCCGCGCGCCGACCAGGACGCGGTGCGGCGCCGGATCGGCGTGGTCTTCCAGGCGTACAACCTCTTCCCGCACATGACCGTGCTGGACAACGTCACGCTCGCTCCGCGCCGGGTGCACGGCGTCCCCCGCGCCCGGGCCGAGGAGCGGGCCAGGGAGCTGCTGGAGCGCCTCGGGCTGGGTGGAAGGGCGAACGCCTACCCGGACCGGCTGAGCGGCGGCCAGCAGCAGCGCGTGGCCATCGTGCGCGCCCTCGCCGTGCGGCCCCGGCTGCTGCTGCTCGACGAGATCACCGCCGCACTCGACCCCGAGCTCGTCGGCGAGGTGCTGGACGTGGTCCGTGGTCTGAAGGCCGAGGGCATGACCATGGTGCTGGCGACGCACGAGATGGGCTTCGCCCGGGACGTCGCCGACCAGGTGTGCTTCCTGGACGGAGGGGTCGTGGGGGAGCGGGGCACGGCGGACCAGGTCTTCGGCGACCCGCAGCAGGAGCGGACGCGGCGCTTCCTGCGGCGGATCGTGGAGGCCGGCCGCCTGTAG